The following proteins are co-located in the Gordonia polyisoprenivorans genome:
- a CDS encoding glutamate synthase-related protein codes for MQADRHGHQQLLVDPSDEKSSCGVGFITRKDGVQKHSVIEKARAALCSVPHRGGMSALGVGDGGGICIDLSQRFFRKLTGRPDLRLGQFCVGNFFLPSTEEAAAKATRLIERTMADRGFTVLRVRDVPVDNTVLREAAVDFQLPIRQWIFAAPQPCPEPVDLDRLVQQALLHIEAIGYTAPALAGLYPLSLSARTQVLKGRLSSPEVIDYFLDLADPDHRVHTLFFHTRFSTNTDPHPTMAQPFRFLAHNGELNTDKKNRIAQVTAAAATRRPIVRPPGQSDSSRLDQTVAARVINDQTDLVTAIVSMMPPAWENDPTLSERVRAMFEYFSLYEEKNDGPAAVVFGDGTIIGARLDRLGLRPLRTVETTDYLCAFSEAGQVDFDPETVIARGRVSAGGMIYYDHREHRVYTTADAYEKLSAAQDYPALLRAAKVDLADLADIAAAHTSGEFSSNSFGSTAAERDLSDHQRYRAYYLDQESFRYFTDPMLTDGVERVSAMGFGNAINPLTNVEPNVSRFFSQRFAQVTNPPLDSIREADGMTLRVALGRRPDINVEPDRSEGRQIVLGTPILTAGDLGVLMAQSESPVQVFDATFQRGVDADADRIHLVESIDRLGARIVEFASATGGIAVLSDTGIGPERAALPMIFTVSAVNQQLISAGMRLRISLVVDTGQVESSHHLAAILGFGAAAVHPHTVARRAPDEEGFARWRKAAEKSLCKTMGRVGLCTVESYIGGEFFEPAFLDTAEQDLRHWFPNLRAPVGGVGLQPIVEALGAAHSAAMNAPVPAADTDLPLLGLFKERAEGAGHSFGAAAVRGYGALVDEKIHFSSAPDESTKAEAEGLGDTVRLLTLATLTDAFGLGDEVYEDSSFAALSPAEIDRFTVTDAYRGFVADLATTRARRPSALRDILEPVADTPPIALTDVQPAHEITATFASGAMSHGALVAPAHEAVAHGTNMVGGLSNCGEGGEHLSRYGTLRASRIKQFASGRFGIWAGYLADPMLTELEIKIGQGAKPGEGGQLPAPKVTVEIAAARGGTPGVELVSPPPHHDTYSIEDLAQLIHDCKAARVRVIVKLVSSEGIGTIAVGVAKAGADVINVAGNTGGTGAASVTSLRYAGRAAEIGLAEVHQALSVHGLRQKVVLRTSGAHQTGRDVLVSALLGADSFEFGTAALMMIGCVMAKNCNIKCPAGLTTNPEVFDGDPRAMAQYLLNVAHEVRELLADLGLPDLRAARGRTDLLRLIDHPALVTDLRPQALLARIEAPEITDPVYLERDYRVDDTLGEQVWRALVDEARDGVHTTPVVLTNRNRSVGAQLAVDIERRLNHGTGSEVAAAIRDDRGRRHLDADTVVIATSGSAGLSYAAFCNDGMRLEHRGTCNDGVGKSMCGGTVVVRSPGGGSPALGGNVLIGNFALFGATGGRLFVEGEAGDRFAVRNSGATAVVEGLGEFGCEYMTGGAVFNLGGYGNGLGNGMSGGFLYQYDPGCELAERISNDSVIVGAITGVDDPLAPIHHHAAFTLLQMHAEATDSALATRLLENWETERHYVSYALPRALLAHQDADTLMTTLSPRALRDELAGAMALDQIRTLKADLRSGTPVAEGVVPEYGHTDDADMYRLLGAFTVYELAREVAGARLNHRSTRAATGSASEEFLARAARNLILTEDHDLIARVSRYVRDILAQYDSEQIAALVSAKRVDDYKAALERRNVRSMDAPGTYGWILHQDRRNHERLGRLPSFDELFATRAIPDVAESLARSAAAVLPEVS; via the coding sequence ATGCAGGCCGATCGGCACGGTCACCAGCAACTGCTGGTCGACCCCAGCGACGAGAAGAGCAGTTGTGGGGTGGGCTTCATCACCCGCAAGGACGGCGTCCAGAAGCACAGCGTGATCGAGAAGGCGCGTGCCGCACTGTGTTCGGTACCCCACCGCGGCGGCATGTCCGCACTGGGCGTCGGCGACGGCGGCGGTATCTGCATCGACCTGTCGCAGCGGTTCTTCCGCAAACTCACCGGTCGGCCCGACCTGCGCCTCGGCCAGTTCTGCGTGGGCAACTTCTTCTTGCCGAGCACCGAGGAGGCCGCGGCCAAGGCCACCCGCCTGATCGAGCGCACGATGGCCGACCGCGGATTCACCGTGTTGCGTGTGCGCGACGTACCGGTCGACAACACGGTGCTCCGCGAGGCCGCCGTCGACTTCCAGCTCCCGATCCGCCAGTGGATCTTTGCGGCACCGCAGCCATGCCCCGAGCCGGTGGACCTCGACCGTCTCGTCCAGCAGGCGCTGCTGCACATCGAGGCGATCGGCTACACGGCACCCGCGCTTGCCGGGCTCTATCCGCTCTCGCTGTCGGCACGCACCCAAGTCCTCAAAGGACGACTGTCCTCCCCCGAGGTCATCGACTACTTCCTCGACCTCGCCGACCCCGATCATCGCGTGCACACACTGTTCTTCCACACACGCTTCTCCACCAACACCGACCCGCACCCCACGATGGCGCAGCCGTTCCGGTTCCTCGCGCACAACGGCGAACTCAACACCGACAAGAAGAACCGCATCGCCCAGGTCACCGCTGCCGCGGCTACCCGACGGCCCATCGTGCGTCCACCCGGCCAGTCCGATTCCAGCCGCCTCGACCAGACCGTTGCCGCACGGGTGATCAACGACCAAACCGACCTGGTGACGGCAATCGTGTCGATGATGCCGCCGGCATGGGAGAACGATCCGACGCTGTCGGAGCGTGTCCGGGCGATGTTCGAGTACTTCTCGCTCTACGAGGAGAAGAACGACGGACCCGCGGCCGTCGTCTTCGGTGATGGCACGATCATCGGCGCGCGACTGGACCGCCTCGGCTTGCGGCCGCTGCGCACCGTCGAGACCACCGATTACCTGTGCGCCTTCTCCGAAGCCGGGCAGGTCGACTTCGATCCCGAGACCGTGATCGCCCGCGGCCGCGTCTCCGCGGGCGGGATGATCTACTACGACCATCGCGAGCATCGCGTCTACACCACCGCCGACGCCTACGAAAAGCTTTCCGCGGCACAGGATTACCCCGCGTTGCTGCGCGCGGCCAAGGTCGATCTCGCCGATCTCGCCGATATCGCCGCAGCGCACACCTCGGGTGAGTTCTCGTCGAACAGCTTTGGGTCCACCGCGGCCGAGCGCGATCTCAGCGACCATCAGCGCTACCGCGCCTACTACCTCGATCAGGAGAGCTTCCGGTACTTCACCGACCCCATGCTCACCGACGGCGTCGAGCGGGTATCCGCGATGGGCTTCGGCAACGCCATCAATCCGCTGACCAACGTCGAACCCAATGTGTCACGGTTCTTTTCGCAGCGATTTGCGCAGGTGACCAATCCACCGTTGGACTCCATCCGGGAGGCCGACGGGATGACCCTGCGGGTCGCACTCGGCCGCCGCCCGGACATCAACGTGGAGCCGGACCGGTCCGAAGGACGCCAGATCGTGCTCGGCACACCGATTCTCACCGCCGGCGACCTCGGAGTGCTGATGGCACAGTCGGAATCACCGGTGCAGGTCTTCGATGCGACATTCCAGCGGGGTGTCGACGCCGACGCCGATCGCATCCACCTCGTCGAATCGATCGACCGTCTCGGGGCTCGAATCGTCGAGTTCGCCTCGGCCACCGGCGGTATCGCTGTCCTCAGCGATACCGGGATCGGTCCCGAACGGGCGGCACTGCCGATGATCTTCACGGTGTCGGCGGTCAATCAGCAACTCATCTCCGCCGGCATGCGCCTGCGGATCTCGCTCGTCGTCGACACCGGCCAGGTCGAATCGTCGCATCATCTCGCCGCGATCCTCGGTTTCGGTGCCGCCGCGGTGCATCCACACACGGTGGCCCGGCGGGCACCCGACGAGGAGGGGTTCGCCCGGTGGCGCAAGGCCGCCGAGAAATCGCTGTGCAAGACCATGGGCCGGGTCGGGCTCTGCACGGTCGAAAGCTATATCGGCGGCGAGTTCTTCGAACCGGCCTTCCTCGACACCGCCGAGCAGGATCTGCGCCACTGGTTCCCCAATCTGCGGGCACCCGTCGGCGGCGTGGGGCTACAGCCGATCGTCGAGGCCCTCGGGGCCGCACACAGCGCGGCGATGAACGCCCCGGTACCGGCTGCCGACACCGACCTACCCCTGCTCGGCCTGTTCAAGGAACGCGCCGAGGGTGCCGGACACTCGTTCGGCGCCGCAGCCGTCCGCGGATACGGCGCCCTCGTCGACGAGAAGATCCATTTCTCCTCGGCGCCAGACGAATCGACGAAGGCCGAGGCCGAGGGGCTCGGTGACACGGTCCGCCTGCTCACCCTGGCCACCCTCACCGACGCGTTCGGTCTGGGTGACGAGGTCTACGAGGACAGCAGCTTTGCGGCATTGAGTCCCGCCGAGATCGATCGGTTCACCGTCACCGACGCCTATCGCGGCTTCGTCGCCGATCTGGCGACCACGCGGGCCCGCCGCCCGAGCGCGTTGCGCGACATCCTGGAGCCGGTGGCCGACACCCCACCGATCGCGCTCACCGACGTGCAACCCGCACATGAGATCACGGCGACCTTCGCCTCCGGCGCAATGAGTCACGGCGCACTCGTCGCACCCGCCCATGAGGCGGTGGCCCACGGCACCAACATGGTCGGTGGCCTGTCCAATTGTGGTGAGGGCGGCGAACATCTCTCGCGTTACGGGACGCTGCGCGCCTCGCGGATCAAGCAGTTCGCCTCCGGACGATTCGGGATCTGGGCCGGTTACCTCGCCGACCCGATGCTCACCGAACTCGAGATCAAGATCGGTCAGGGAGCCAAACCCGGCGAGGGCGGCCAACTCCCGGCACCCAAGGTGACCGTGGAGATCGCCGCCGCCCGTGGCGGTACGCCCGGCGTCGAACTCGTCAGCCCACCTCCGCACCACGACACCTACTCCATCGAGGATCTCGCCCAGCTCATCCACGACTGCAAGGCCGCGCGTGTTCGGGTGATCGTCAAACTCGTCAGTTCCGAGGGCATCGGCACCATCGCGGTCGGTGTCGCCAAGGCCGGCGCCGACGTCATCAACGTGGCGGGCAACACCGGCGGAACCGGCGCGGCGTCGGTGACGAGCCTGCGGTATGCGGGCCGAGCCGCCGAGATCGGGCTCGCCGAGGTCCATCAGGCGTTGTCGGTGCACGGGCTGCGCCAGAAGGTGGTGCTGCGGACCTCCGGTGCCCACCAGACCGGACGCGATGTACTCGTCTCGGCCCTGCTCGGTGCCGACAGCTTCGAATTCGGTACCGCCGCACTGATGATGATCGGTTGCGTGATGGCCAAGAACTGCAACATCAAGTGCCCGGCCGGGCTCACCACCAATCCGGAGGTGTTCGACGGCGATCCACGGGCGATGGCGCAGTATCTGCTCAATGTCGCCCACGAGGTCCGCGAACTCCTTGCCGACCTCGGGTTGCCGGATCTGCGCGCCGCCCGGGGACGCACCGATCTGCTGCGGCTGATCGATCATCCCGCACTCGTCACCGATCTGCGCCCGCAAGCGCTGCTCGCGCGGATCGAGGCACCCGAGATCACCGATCCGGTGTATCTCGAACGGGATTACCGCGTCGACGACACGCTCGGCGAGCAGGTCTGGCGCGCGCTCGTCGACGAGGCCCGCGACGGGGTCCACACCACACCGGTGGTGCTGACCAACCGCAACCGAAGTGTCGGTGCACAACTCGCCGTCGACATCGAGCGGCGGCTCAATCACGGGACCGGTTCCGAGGTGGCCGCCGCGATCCGCGATGATCGCGGGCGACGCCATCTCGACGCCGACACCGTGGTCATCGCCACCTCCGGTTCGGCCGGTCTGTCCTACGCCGCCTTCTGTAACGACGGGATGCGACTGGAGCACCGCGGAACCTGCAACGACGGGGTGGGCAAGTCGATGTGCGGTGGCACCGTCGTGGTGCGGTCTCCCGGTGGCGGCTCCCCCGCACTCGGGGGCAACGTCCTCATCGGCAATTTCGCCCTTTTCGGGGCCACCGGCGGACGCCTGTTCGTCGAGGGTGAGGCCGGAGATCGCTTCGCGGTCCGCAACTCCGGGGCCACGGCCGTGGTGGAAGGGCTCGGCGAATTCGGTTGTGAATACATGACCGGCGGTGCCGTGTTCAACCTCGGCGGCTACGGCAACGGCCTGGGCAACGGGATGAGCGGCGGCTTTCTCTATCAGTACGATCCCGGATGCGAACTCGCCGAACGGATCAGCAACGACTCGGTGATCGTTGGCGCGATCACCGGCGTCGACGATCCACTCGCCCCGATCCATCACCACGCCGCGTTCACCCTGCTGCAGATGCACGCCGAGGCCACCGACTCGGCGTTGGCCACACGGCTGCTCGAGAACTGGGAGACCGAACGCCATTACGTGAGTTATGCGCTGCCTCGAGCTCTACTGGCCCATCAGGATGCCGATACCCTCATGACGACGCTGAGTCCGCGAGCGCTGCGCGATGAGCTCGCCGGCGCGATGGCACTCGACCAGATCCGGACCCTCAAGGCCGATCTGCGGTCGGGGACGCCCGTCGCCGAGGGTGTGGTGCCCGAGTACGGCCACACCGACGACGCCGACATGTACCGGCTGCTGGGCGCTTTCACGGTGTACGAACTCGCCCGCGAGGTGGCCGGCGCGCGTCTGAACCACCGAAGCACCAGGGCGGCAACGGGTTCGGCGAGTGAGGAGTTCCTCGCGCGTGCGGCCCGCAATCTGATCCTGACCGAGGATCACGATCTCATCGCCCGGGTGTCCCGCTATGTGCGAGACATTCTGGCGCAGTACGACTCCGAGCAGATCGCCGCGCTCGTCTCCGCCAAACGCGTCGACGACTACAAGGCGGCACTCGAACGCCGCAATGTGCGCTCGATGGATGCCCCCGGTACCTATGGCTGGATTCTCCACCAGGACCGCCGCAATCATGAACGACTCGGTCGGCTACCGAGTTTCGACGAATTGTTCGCCACCCGAGCGATCCCCGACGTCGCCGAGTCCCTCGCACGTTCGGCCGCCGCAGTCCTACCGGAGGTCTCCTGA
- the rpmE gene encoding 50S ribosomal protein L31 has product MKQGIHPDYHATTVVCGCGNTFETRSTAANGRINVEVCSQCHPFYTGKQKILDTGGRVAKFEARYGKRKKADAAK; this is encoded by the coding sequence ATGAAGCAGGGAATCCATCCCGATTACCACGCGACCACCGTCGTGTGCGGCTGCGGCAACACGTTCGAGACCCGCAGCACCGCTGCCAACGGTCGCATCAACGTGGAAGTCTGCTCGCAGTGCCACCCGTTCTACACGGGCAAGCAGAAGATCCTCGATACCGGCGGTCGCGTCGCGAAGTTCGAGGCTCGCTACGGCAAGCGCAAGAAGGCCGACGCCGCCAAGTAG
- the prfA gene encoding peptide chain release factor 1, whose translation MSKGAGARADGVRAKGTAIDDILAEHAGLETQLADPSLHDDPATARRVGKRFAELAPIMATHARLQSARDDLAAARELAADDAAFAEEIPALEETVAELDATLTDLLAPRDPHDADDVVLEIKSGAGGEESALFAADLARMYLKYCERHGWKAEMLGITESDLGGYKEATMSIRSREVSRDGVWSRLKFEGGVHRVQRVPVTESQGRIHTSAAGVLIYPEPDEVEQVAIDESDLRIDVYRSSGKGGQGVNTTDSAVRITHLPTGIVVTCQNERSQLQNKARAMQVLAARLQSAAEEEAQAAAAEGRAAQIRTVDRSERIRTYNFPENRITDHRIGYKASNLDAVLSGDMDALLDALVAADRQARLEAQ comes from the coding sequence GTGAGTAAAGGCGCAGGTGCACGCGCGGACGGAGTCCGCGCCAAAGGAACCGCCATCGATGACATTCTCGCCGAGCATGCGGGTTTGGAGACCCAGCTCGCCGATCCGTCGTTGCATGACGATCCGGCGACGGCGCGTCGCGTGGGCAAGAGGTTCGCCGAGTTGGCGCCGATCATGGCGACCCATGCCCGGTTGCAGTCCGCGCGTGACGATCTCGCGGCCGCAAGGGAGCTCGCCGCCGATGATGCTGCGTTTGCCGAGGAGATCCCGGCGCTCGAGGAGACGGTGGCAGAACTCGATGCGACACTGACCGATTTACTCGCCCCGCGTGACCCGCACGATGCCGACGACGTGGTGCTCGAGATCAAATCCGGTGCGGGCGGCGAGGAGTCGGCGTTGTTTGCCGCCGATCTGGCGCGCATGTACCTGAAGTACTGCGAGCGGCACGGGTGGAAGGCCGAAATGCTGGGTATCACCGAGTCCGATCTCGGCGGCTACAAGGAAGCCACGATGTCGATTCGCTCGCGTGAGGTGTCGCGGGACGGGGTGTGGTCGCGATTGAAGTTCGAGGGCGGTGTGCACCGCGTGCAGCGGGTGCCGGTCACCGAGTCGCAGGGGCGCATTCACACGTCGGCGGCCGGGGTGCTCATCTATCCGGAACCGGACGAGGTGGAGCAGGTCGCGATAGACGAGTCGGATCTGCGGATCGACGTGTATCGCTCGTCGGGTAAGGGTGGGCAGGGCGTCAACACCACCGACTCGGCGGTGCGCATCACCCACCTTCCGACCGGGATCGTGGTGACCTGCCAGAACGAGCGTTCGCAGCTGCAGAACAAGGCGCGTGCCATGCAGGTGCTCGCCGCCCGTTTGCAGTCCGCGGCCGAGGAAGAGGCGCAGGCCGCGGCCGCCGAGGGGCGGGCGGCGCAGATCCGCACCGTCGATCGTTCCGAACGGATCCGTACCTACAACTTCCCGGAGAACCGGATCACCGATCACCGCATCGGCTACAAGGCGAGCAATCTCGATGCCGTGCTGAGCGGCGACATGGATGCTTTGCTCGATGCGCTCGTCGCGGCTGACCGGCAGGCGCGTCTCGAGGCGCAGTGA
- the prmC gene encoding peptide chain release factor N(5)-glutamine methyltransferase, with protein MTRSVRDAIASATALLASAGVDSPAADAQWLLAHVLGVSRGRLLLVDDISDAVARDYDDLVAARGRRIPLQYLTGSASFGPVELAVGPGVFVPRPETELLYAWALEVAEGESPTIVDLCSGSGALAIALAVSLPGARVYAVERSPIAAQWLRRNVDGAGVADRVHVHLGDATDPAAVSEMVGGPVDLVVSNPPYVPTGVTVSQEVRADPAEAVFGGDDGMSVITPMVGVIAQILRAGGRVGIEHDDTTSASVVGVLAGSGVFDEVREHEDLAGRPRFVTARARMDR; from the coding sequence GTGACCCGTTCGGTACGGGACGCGATCGCTTCGGCGACCGCGCTTCTCGCGTCCGCGGGGGTTGATTCGCCGGCCGCTGACGCGCAGTGGCTGCTGGCCCATGTCCTCGGCGTCTCCCGGGGTCGGCTGTTGCTCGTGGACGACATCTCTGACGCGGTGGCCAGGGACTACGACGATCTCGTCGCCGCGCGCGGCCGTCGGATTCCGCTGCAGTATCTCACCGGGTCGGCGTCGTTCGGGCCGGTCGAGCTCGCTGTCGGGCCGGGCGTGTTCGTCCCGCGCCCGGAGACCGAGTTGCTCTACGCGTGGGCGCTCGAGGTGGCTGAGGGGGAAAGTCCCACGATCGTCGATCTCTGTAGCGGCAGTGGGGCGCTGGCGATCGCGCTGGCCGTGTCGCTGCCGGGGGCCCGGGTGTACGCCGTGGAGCGCTCACCGATCGCGGCACAGTGGTTGCGCCGCAACGTCGATGGCGCCGGGGTCGCCGACCGCGTCCACGTTCACCTCGGCGACGCAACCGATCCTGCCGCGGTGTCGGAGATGGTCGGCGGTCCGGTGGACCTGGTGGTGAGCAACCCTCCGTATGTCCCCACGGGCGTGACGGTGTCGCAGGAGGTGCGGGCCGACCCGGCCGAAGCGGTGTTCGGTGGCGATGACGGTATGTCGGTGATCACCCCGATGGTCGGGGTGATCGCGCAGATCTTGCGGGCCGGTGGCCGGGTCGGGATCGAACACGATGACACGACGTCGGCATCGGTGGTCGGGGTGTTGGCGGGATCGGGTGTCTTCGACGAGGTGCGTGAGCACGAGGATCTCGCCGGGCGTCCGAGATTTGTCACGGCCCGTGCGAGGATGGACCGGTGA
- a CDS encoding L-threonylcarbamoyladenylate synthase, with product MSSLFDCADPDQRATGIRAAVGAAKSGRLIVMPTDTLYGIGCDAFDSEAVAELLAAKGRGRDMPVPVLVGSWHTVDGLVLGVSSATRALVEAFWPGGLSLVVQQAPSLAWDLGDTDGTVMLRMPLHPVAIEILRDVGPMAVSSANVSGQSPSTTAQEARTQLGDSVSVYLDGGPSPKAQASTIVDLTGRAPRILRQGAVSADDIAEVLDVDPASLV from the coding sequence GTGAGCTCACTTTTCGACTGCGCCGATCCCGACCAGCGAGCCACCGGAATCCGGGCGGCGGTCGGTGCCGCCAAGTCCGGCCGGCTGATCGTCATGCCCACCGACACTCTGTACGGAATCGGTTGCGACGCATTTGATTCCGAGGCTGTTGCAGAGCTGTTGGCCGCCAAGGGTCGGGGCCGCGACATGCCTGTTCCGGTACTCGTCGGCTCCTGGCACACCGTCGACGGACTCGTTCTCGGTGTCAGCTCCGCGACGCGTGCGCTCGTGGAGGCATTCTGGCCGGGCGGGTTGTCGCTGGTGGTGCAGCAGGCGCCGTCACTGGCGTGGGATCTCGGCGATACCGACGGCACCGTGATGTTGCGTATGCCGCTGCATCCGGTGGCCATCGAGATCCTGCGTGACGTCGGGCCGATGGCGGTGTCGAGCGCCAATGTCTCGGGCCAGTCGCCGTCGACGACCGCACAGGAGGCCCGTACTCAGCTCGGTGATTCGGTGTCGGTCTATCTAGACGGCGGGCCTTCTCCGAAAGCGCAGGCTTCGACGATTGTCGATCTGACCGGCCGGGCGCCTCGCATCCTTCGGCAGGGCGCGGTGAGCGCCGACGACATCGCCGAGGTCCTCGACGTCGACCCGGCGAGCCTGGTGTAG
- the glyA gene encoding serine hydroxymethyltransferase produces MGVGDDAIDAELATLIDRETRRRAQTLQLVAGETIASSAVHRILATPLADTYAEGYPGARYHGGCEVVDEIEELAIARAASLFGAAYVNVQPVSGTAAASAVYAAFAQPGDPVLSLRLDHGGHQTHGSRANFSGRWFTTIRYAVGEADELVDYDQIRDLALLHRPRLLVAGSATYSRLFDYPTLRQIADEAECILWVDAAHLGGLVAGGVAPSPVPHADVVTMVTHKVLRGPRGGLLLGADRHRAALQKAVFPFTQGAPSMHVIAAKAATFAEAATAAHARYASATVENARALAAALTERGLRIVSGGTDTHLAVVDVSTTGLSGVQAQQRLHGAGIVVDKAVLPFDPRPVAEGSAIRIGTPIATLAGADAGTMTQIADWMVAALSDPSQHARIRGSVAELLAG; encoded by the coding sequence ATGGGTGTCGGCGACGATGCGATCGACGCCGAACTCGCCACGCTGATCGACCGCGAAACGCGGCGTCGCGCGCAGACATTGCAGTTGGTCGCGGGGGAGACGATCGCGAGTTCCGCGGTTCACCGCATTCTCGCGACACCACTGGCCGACACCTATGCCGAGGGGTATCCGGGCGCGCGCTATCACGGCGGGTGCGAGGTGGTCGACGAGATCGAGGAACTGGCGATCGCCCGTGCCGCCTCGTTGTTCGGCGCCGCGTATGTCAACGTGCAGCCGGTATCGGGGACGGCGGCGGCGTCGGCGGTCTATGCGGCGTTCGCCCAGCCGGGCGACCCGGTGCTGTCACTGCGACTCGATCACGGGGGCCATCAGACGCACGGTTCGCGCGCGAACTTCTCCGGTCGGTGGTTCACCACCATCCGATACGCCGTCGGTGAGGCCGACGAACTCGTCGACTACGACCAGATCCGTGATCTCGCGCTGCTGCACCGTCCGCGGTTGCTGGTCGCCGGGTCGGCGACCTATTCACGGCTGTTCGATTATCCGACTCTTCGGCAGATCGCCGACGAGGCCGAGTGCATCCTGTGGGTCGACGCCGCGCACCTGGGTGGTTTGGTGGCCGGCGGGGTGGCGCCGAGCCCGGTACCCCACGCCGATGTCGTGACCATGGTCACCCACAAGGTGCTGCGTGGTCCACGCGGGGGGCTGCTGCTGGGCGCCGACCGTCATCGTGCAGCGCTGCAGAAGGCGGTCTTCCCGTTCACCCAGGGCGCTCCGTCGATGCATGTGATCGCGGCCAAAGCCGCGACGTTCGCCGAGGCGGCCACGGCAGCGCATGCGCGGTACGCGTCCGCGACCGTCGAGAACGCGAGGGCGCTCGCCGCCGCACTCACCGAGCGCGGGCTACGCATCGTCAGCGGCGGCACCGACACCCATCTCGCCGTCGTCGACGTCTCGACGACCGGGCTGAGCGGGGTGCAGGCCCAGCAGCGCCTGCACGGTGCCGGGATCGTCGTCGACAAGGCCGTGCTCCCGTTCGACCCGCGGCCGGTCGCCGAGGGTTCGGCCATTCGCATCGGCACCCCGATCGCGACCCTCGCCGGCGCAGACGCCGGCACGATGACGCAGATCGCCGACTGGATGGTCGCCGCATTGTCCGATCCGTCCCAACACGCTCGAATCCGCGGCTCGGTCGCCGAGTTGCTCGCCGGGTAG
- a CDS encoding MraY family glycosyltransferase, whose amino-acid sequence MSVADPGVAHTFAALAAPGVGEGLGVPFRELLLVGLGAAAVTYLLTSAVRVLAIKIGAVAVPRARDVHVIPTPRLGGLGMFAGMVAAVALAANLPALNRGFAYTNDIGAVISAGAVIVIVGAIDDRWGLDALTKFVGQLTAAGVMVVMGVSWIQFPVPFGDIGTVVLDPFQSGLLTVVITVATINAVNFVDGLDGLAAGLGFIAASAICLFSLGLLRDQGGDVSYYPPALISVVLAGACLGFLPHNFSPARIFMGDSGAMLIGLMLAAASTSASGRIAVYAYGPADVFTLLLPLILVAAIVFVPMLDMLMAIVRRTRAGVGFYTPDKMHLHHRLLELGHSQRRVAVIIYLWVAILAFSAAASTLFPMAVVAPAFAGGLVLAMLVTMAPRLSRRIAQMRTAHAGPVVGGRGGH is encoded by the coding sequence ATGAGCGTGGCTGATCCCGGCGTGGCGCACACGTTCGCGGCACTGGCTGCGCCCGGGGTGGGCGAGGGGCTCGGTGTGCCGTTCCGCGAGCTGCTGCTCGTGGGATTGGGTGCGGCGGCCGTCACCTACCTGCTCACCTCGGCAGTGCGGGTCCTCGCGATCAAGATCGGAGCGGTGGCCGTGCCACGCGCACGGGACGTGCACGTCATCCCGACCCCGCGTCTCGGCGGCCTCGGGATGTTCGCCGGGATGGTCGCCGCGGTCGCGTTGGCCGCGAACCTACCCGCGCTCAACCGGGGTTTCGCCTACACCAATGACATCGGGGCGGTGATCTCGGCGGGCGCGGTGATCGTCATCGTCGGCGCGATCGACGACCGATGGGGTCTGGACGCGCTGACCAAGTTCGTCGGTCAGCTCACCGCCGCCGGGGTGATGGTGGTGATGGGGGTCAGCTGGATCCAGTTCCCGGTGCCCTTCGGTGACATCGGCACGGTGGTCCTCGACCCATTCCAGTCCGGGTTGCTGACCGTCGTGATCACCGTCGCCACCATCAACGCGGTGAACTTCGTCGACGGGCTCGATGGTCTGGCCGCCGGTCTGGGGTTCATCGCGGCGTCGGCGATCTGCCTGTTCTCGTTGGGACTGCTCCGTGACCAGGGCGGCGACGTCAGCTACTACCCGCCTGCGCTGATCTCAGTGGTTCTCGCCGGTGCCTGCCTGGGCTTCCTACCGCACAACTTCTCGCCCGCGCGGATCTTCATGGGTGACTCCGGGGCCATGCTGATCGGGTTGATGCTCGCGGCCGCCTCGACCAGCGCCTCGGGTCGTATCGCGGTCTATGCCTACGGTCCGGCGGACGTGTTCACGTTGCTGTTGCCGCTGATCCTCGTCGCCGCGATCGTCTTCGTGCCGATGCTCGACATGCTGATGGCGATCGTTCGCCGTACCCGCGCCGGGGTCGGTTTCTACACGCCGGACAAGATGCATCTGCATCACCGGTTGCTCGAGCTCGGTCATTCGCAGCGACGGGTCGCCGTGATCATCTATCTGTGGGTTGCGATCCTGGCGTTCTCGGCGGCGGCGAGCACATTGTTTCCGATGGCGGTCGTCGCGCCGGCCTTCGCCGGAGGGCTGGTGCTGGCGATGCTGGTGACCATGGCCCCGCGCCTGTCCCGCCGGATCGCGCAGATGCGCACCGCGCACGCGGGACCGGTGGTCGGCGGGCGCGGCGGGCACTGA